A stretch of the Mycobacterium sp. ITM-2016-00317 genome encodes the following:
- the ipdC gene encoding (3aS,4S,5R,7aS)-5-hydroxy-7a-methyl-1-oxo-octahydro-1H-indene-4-carboxyl-CoA dehydrogenase — MSRLTTPLTELLGIEHPVVQTGMGWVAGARLVAATSNAGGLGILASATMTLAELQTAVTKVKAATDKPFGINIRADAGDANERVDLLIREGVRVASFALAPKPDLIAKLKDAGVVVIPSVGLAKHAKKVAAWGADAVIVQGGEGGGHTGPIATTLLLPSVLDAVADTGMPVVAAGGFFDGRGLAAALSYGAAGVAMGTRFLLTSDSTVPEAVKQRYLQAALDGTVVSTRVDGMPHRVLRTGLVEKLESGSPLKGFAAAVGNAQKFKKMTGMTWKSMVKDGLAMRHGKELTWSQVVMAANTPMLLKAGLVEGNTDAGVLASGQVAGIIEDLPSCAELVPAIVAEAVEHLRSAAGMIAD, encoded by the coding sequence ATGAGTCGGCTCACCACACCCCTGACCGAACTGCTCGGCATCGAGCACCCGGTCGTGCAGACCGGCATGGGTTGGGTGGCCGGCGCGCGACTGGTCGCCGCGACGTCGAATGCGGGCGGGCTGGGCATCCTGGCCTCGGCAACCATGACGCTGGCGGAGCTGCAGACCGCGGTCACCAAGGTCAAGGCCGCCACCGACAAACCGTTCGGGATCAACATCCGCGCCGACGCCGGTGACGCGAACGAACGTGTCGACCTGCTGATCCGCGAAGGGGTCAGGGTCGCCTCCTTCGCGCTGGCCCCCAAGCCCGATCTGATCGCCAAGCTCAAGGACGCCGGCGTCGTGGTCATCCCGTCCGTCGGGTTGGCCAAACACGCCAAGAAGGTCGCCGCCTGGGGCGCCGACGCCGTGATCGTCCAGGGCGGCGAGGGCGGCGGGCACACCGGGCCGATCGCCACCACGCTGCTGCTCCCGTCGGTGCTCGACGCGGTCGCCGACACCGGGATGCCGGTCGTCGCGGCGGGCGGCTTCTTCGACGGCAGGGGGCTGGCAGCCGCACTCTCCTACGGCGCAGCCGGCGTGGCGATGGGCACCCGGTTCCTGTTGACGTCGGATTCGACGGTGCCCGAGGCGGTCAAACAGCGTTATCTGCAGGCCGCACTCGACGGCACCGTGGTGTCCACCCGGGTGGACGGCATGCCGCACCGTGTCCTGCGCACCGGCCTGGTGGAGAAGCTGGAGAGCGGTTCCCCGCTCAAGGGTTTCGCCGCCGCGGTGGGCAACGCACAGAAGTTCAAGAAGATGACCGGCATGACGTGGAAGTCCATGGTCAAGGACGGGCTGGCCATGCGCCACGGCAAGGAACTGACCTGGTCGCAGGTCGTGATGGCCGCCAACACCCCGATGCTGCTCAAGGCCGGGCTGGTCGAGGGCAACACCGACGCCGGGGTGCTGGCCTCGGGCCAGGTGGCCGGCATCATCGAGGATCTGCCGTCGTGTGCCGAGCTGGTGCCTGCGATCGTCGCCGAGGCCGTCGAACACCTCCGCTCGGCTGCGGGGATGATCGCCGACTAG
- a CDS encoding phospholipase D-like domain-containing protein — MADLAQWFLTTEERGNPSSHLPAWCEGSRAEPLIHGSTYFDQLATEVDALHAGEYVFFTDWRGDPDQKLRDDGPTVAELFCRAAERGVVVKGLVWRSHLDQFAYSEEQNRNLGDEIEKAGGEVLLDQRVRFGGSHHQKLVVLRRPGAPDRDVAFAGGIDLCHSRRDDASHRGDRQAVQMARSYGDHPPWHDVQLRLQGPVVGALDTAFRERWNDPAQLDMLSPIAWIRDKLRGADLEPGKLPEQPPDPPPCGPHAVQVLRTYPDAHFEYDFAPDGERSIAKGYRKALCRARRLIYLEDQYLWSKRVAELFAGALADNPDLHLVAVVPRYPDVDGRLALPPNQVGRHEAVAACSRVSPERVHVFDLENHSGTPVYVHAKVCVVDDEWASVGSDNFNRRSWTHDSELSCAVLDSDGVFARDLRLRLMREHLDRADDGSQDGGLADPLTAVEEITAAADALEAWYASGRRGPRPAGRLRPHRPEQLGRFTRLWASPAYRMFYDPDGRNYRDRIRGRW; from the coding sequence ATGGCCGATCTCGCGCAGTGGTTCCTCACGACCGAAGAGCGCGGTAACCCGTCCTCTCACCTTCCGGCCTGGTGTGAGGGCAGCCGGGCCGAACCGCTGATCCACGGGTCGACCTACTTCGATCAGCTCGCCACCGAGGTGGACGCGCTGCACGCCGGCGAGTACGTGTTCTTCACGGACTGGCGCGGCGATCCCGACCAGAAACTGCGCGACGACGGGCCGACGGTGGCCGAGCTGTTCTGCCGCGCCGCCGAGCGTGGCGTCGTCGTCAAGGGCCTGGTGTGGCGCTCCCACCTGGACCAGTTCGCCTACAGCGAGGAGCAGAACCGGAACCTCGGCGACGAGATCGAGAAAGCCGGTGGCGAGGTCCTGCTCGATCAGCGCGTCCGATTCGGCGGGTCCCACCATCAGAAACTCGTGGTGTTGCGCCGTCCGGGTGCGCCCGACCGGGACGTGGCGTTCGCCGGCGGCATCGACCTGTGCCATTCGCGGCGCGACGACGCGTCGCACCGCGGTGACCGCCAGGCGGTGCAGATGGCCCGCAGTTACGGCGACCATCCCCCGTGGCACGACGTGCAGCTGCGGTTGCAGGGGCCGGTGGTCGGCGCGCTGGACACCGCGTTCCGTGAACGCTGGAACGATCCGGCACAGCTGGACATGCTGTCGCCGATCGCGTGGATCCGCGACAAACTGCGCGGCGCCGATCTGGAACCCGGGAAGCTCCCCGAGCAGCCGCCGGATCCCCCGCCGTGCGGCCCGCATGCGGTGCAGGTGCTGCGCACCTATCCCGACGCGCATTTCGAGTACGACTTCGCCCCCGACGGCGAGCGCAGCATTGCCAAGGGCTACCGCAAGGCGCTCTGCCGCGCCCGCCGGCTGATCTATCTGGAGGACCAGTACCTGTGGTCCAAGCGGGTGGCGGAGTTGTTCGCGGGCGCGCTGGCCGACAATCCCGACCTGCACCTGGTGGCGGTGGTACCCCGGTATCCCGACGTCGACGGCAGGCTGGCGCTGCCGCCCAACCAGGTCGGCCGCCACGAGGCCGTCGCCGCCTGCAGTCGGGTCAGCCCCGAGCGCGTGCACGTCTTCGACCTGGAGAACCATTCGGGCACACCGGTATACGTGCACGCCAAGGTGTGTGTGGTGGACGACGAGTGGGCCAGCGTCGGCAGCGACAACTTCAACCGCCGGTCCTGGACCCACGACAGCGAGCTGTCCTGCGCGGTGCTGGACTCCGACGGGGTGTTCGCGCGGGACCTGAGGCTGCGCTTGATGCGCGAACACCTCGACCGCGCCGACGACGGCAGCCAGGACGGCGGACTGGCCGATCCGCTGACCGCAGTCGAGGAGATCACCGCGGCGGCCGACGCACTCGAGGCCTGGTACGCGTCCGGCCGCCGAGGCCCGCGTCCGGCCGGCCGGCTGCGGCCGCACCGACCCGAGCAGTTGGGCCGGTTCACCCGGTTGTGGGCGTCCCCCGCCTACCGGATGTTCTACGACCCCGACGGGCGCAACTACCGGGACCGGATCCGGGGGCGCTGGTGA
- a CDS encoding NDMA-dependent alcohol dehydrogenase — MKTNAAILWEYGGDWTVEEIDLDPPGDGEVLVSWEATGLCHSDEHIRTGDLPAPLPLIGGHEGAGIVQEVGAGVVGLAPGDHVVASFLPACGRCRFCSTGHQNLCDLGALIMAGTQLDGTYRRHIHGQDVGVMALVGTFSQYGTVPEASIVKIDDDIPLSRACLLGCGVTTGWGSAVNTADVQPGDTVVVIGFGGIGSGAVQGARLAGAEKIIVVEPVETKREKAFQLGATHFVTSLPEATALVAELTRGVMADSAILTVGLLEGAMLEDAANIIRKGGAIVMTALSTMADSSPTLGLMMFTLFQKRLLGSLYGEANPRADIPRLLSLYREGKLLLDETVTHEYKLAEVNEGYEDMRSGRNIRGVILHDH, encoded by the coding sequence ATGAAGACCAACGCGGCGATTCTGTGGGAGTACGGCGGCGACTGGACTGTCGAGGAGATCGATCTCGATCCGCCGGGCGACGGCGAGGTGCTGGTGAGCTGGGAGGCCACCGGCCTCTGCCACTCCGACGAGCACATCCGCACCGGTGACCTGCCCGCCCCGCTCCCGCTGATCGGTGGTCACGAGGGCGCCGGAATCGTGCAGGAGGTCGGCGCGGGCGTCGTCGGTCTCGCGCCGGGCGACCACGTCGTCGCATCGTTCCTGCCGGCCTGCGGCCGTTGCCGCTTCTGTTCGACCGGCCACCAGAATCTGTGCGACCTCGGCGCGTTGATCATGGCCGGGACACAGCTCGACGGCACCTACCGGCGCCACATCCATGGGCAGGACGTCGGCGTGATGGCGCTGGTCGGCACGTTCTCGCAGTACGGCACCGTGCCGGAGGCGTCGATCGTCAAGATCGACGACGACATTCCGCTGTCCCGGGCCTGCCTGCTCGGGTGCGGGGTCACCACCGGTTGGGGCTCGGCGGTCAACACCGCCGATGTGCAGCCCGGCGACACCGTCGTCGTCATCGGTTTCGGTGGCATCGGCAGCGGCGCGGTGCAAGGCGCCCGGTTGGCCGGGGCGGAGAAGATCATCGTCGTCGAGCCGGTGGAGACGAAGCGGGAGAAGGCTTTCCAGCTGGGTGCCACACATTTCGTGACGTCTCTGCCGGAGGCGACCGCGCTCGTGGCCGAGCTGACCCGCGGGGTGATGGCCGACTCGGCGATCCTCACCGTCGGTCTGCTCGAAGGCGCGATGCTCGAGGATGCGGCGAACATCATCCGCAAGGGCGGCGCAATCGTGATGACCGCGCTGTCCACCATGGCCGACAGCTCACCCACGCTCGGATTGATGATGTTCACGCTGTTCCAGAAGCGGTTGCTGGGCAGCCTCTACGGCGAGGCGAACCCGCGCGCTGACATTCCGCGGCTGCTGTCGCTGTACCGCGAGGGCAAGCTGCTGCTCGACGAGACGGTCACCCACGAGTACAAGCTCGCCGAGGTCAACGAGGGCTACGAGGACATGCGGTCGGGCCGCAACATCCGCGGCGTCATCCTGCACGACCACTGA
- the thpD gene encoding ectoine hydroxylase, with the protein MSSGHPTQTTDRYPTRLAEQIDPIAREEPTVWGAATAGPLTDADLRTMASNGYLVQRDAVDPTWLPALTAELDRIGATADAADPRIIREPGGSIRSVFQPHLFSDVVSEVITSDTVLPVARQLLGSDVYLHQARINMMPGFTGTGFYWHSDFETWHAEDGMPEMRAVSCSIALTRNFPFNGSLMVMPGSHQVFYPCVGATPPDHHASSLVKQEIGVPSQATLTMAADRHGIDQVTGPAGTALWFDCNIMHGSGSNITPYPRSNIFLVFNSVENRLVAPYRAEAPRPEYLAAREIQAFSTPVLTT; encoded by the coding sequence TTGAGTTCCGGGCACCCGACACAGACCACAGACCGGTACCCGACCCGGCTCGCCGAGCAGATCGATCCGATCGCACGCGAAGAGCCGACCGTGTGGGGCGCGGCCACGGCCGGTCCGCTCACCGATGCCGACCTGCGGACGATGGCCTCCAACGGTTACCTGGTGCAGCGCGACGCCGTGGATCCGACCTGGCTGCCGGCCCTGACCGCCGAGCTGGACCGTATCGGTGCGACCGCCGACGCGGCGGATCCCCGGATCATCCGTGAACCCGGCGGCAGCATCCGGTCGGTGTTCCAGCCGCATCTGTTCAGCGACGTCGTCAGCGAGGTCATCACGTCGGACACCGTGCTGCCTGTGGCCCGGCAACTGCTGGGCAGCGACGTGTACCTGCACCAGGCGCGGATCAACATGATGCCCGGCTTCACCGGGACCGGTTTCTACTGGCACTCCGACTTCGAGACCTGGCACGCCGAGGACGGTATGCCCGAGATGCGCGCGGTGTCGTGTTCGATCGCGCTGACCCGCAACTTCCCGTTCAACGGGTCGTTGATGGTGATGCCCGGCTCGCATCAGGTCTTCTATCCGTGCGTCGGGGCCACCCCGCCGGACCACCACGCATCGTCGCTGGTCAAGCAGGAGATCGGCGTACCGAGTCAGGCCACCCTGACGATGGCCGCCGACCGTCACGGCATCGACCAGGTCACCGGACCCGCGGGCACCGCACTGTGGTTCGACTGCAACATCATGCACGGGTCCGGGTCGAACATCACGCCGTATCCCAGGTCGAACATCTTCCTGGTGTTCAACTCGGTGGAGAACCGGTTGGTGGCGCCGTACCGCGCCGAGGCGCCCCGCCCGGAATACCTTGCGGCCAGGGAGATTCAGGCGTTCAGTACCCCCGTCCTCACCACATGA
- a CDS encoding ectoine synthase encodes MIVRTTDEITGTNRDVAAKHWRSKRIILADDGVGFSFHETTIEANSVSEFHYQHHVEAVWVVEGTGTLTDHETGEQYPLGPGTMYLLNGHERHRVTCDTTMRMLCVFNPPVTGQEVHDENGAYPPAVQAR; translated from the coding sequence TTGATCGTCCGCACTACCGACGAGATCACCGGCACGAATCGCGACGTGGCGGCCAAACACTGGAGATCCAAGCGGATCATCCTGGCCGACGACGGGGTGGGGTTCTCGTTTCACGAGACCACGATCGAGGCGAACTCCGTCAGCGAGTTCCACTACCAGCACCATGTGGAGGCGGTGTGGGTCGTGGAGGGCACCGGCACGCTCACCGACCACGAAACCGGTGAACAGTACCCGTTGGGCCCCGGCACCATGTATCTGCTCAACGGGCATGAGCGGCATCGGGTCACGTGTGACACCACGATGCGCATGCTGTGCGTGTTCAACCCACCGGTCACGGGCCAGGAGGTCCACGACGAGAACGGCGCCTACCCACCGGCGGTGCAGGCGCGTTGA
- the ectB gene encoding diaminobutyrate--2-oxoglutarate transaminase yields the protein MSTPAAIVSAEQPELPDVYSSVESEVRSYCRGWPTTMATAQGSWLTDTSGRRYLDFFAGAGALNYGHNNPILKRPLIDYLSNDMIVHSLDMATEAKTRFLETFERLILRPRGLDYKVQFPGPTGANTVEAALKLARKVTGRESIISFTNAFHGMTLGALSVTGNSMKRAGAGIPLVHATPMPYDNYFGGVTEDFHWFERVLDDSGSGLNRPAAVIVETVQGEGGLNVARVEWLRGLAELCRRREILLIVDDVQMGCGRTGPFFSFEEAGIVPDIVTLSKSISGYGLPMALTLFRRELDVWSPGEHNGTFRGHNPAFVTAAAALETYWETETFVEDTLAKGRQIRDRLDGIATKYPGVSARGRGMAQGLKFEDAPVAAAACNAAFERGVLMETSGPSDEVIKLLPPLTTSEEDLDAGIDILAEAIAVTVA from the coding sequence ATGTCAACTCCTGCCGCGATCGTCTCTGCCGAGCAGCCCGAACTTCCGGACGTCTACAGCTCCGTCGAATCCGAGGTGCGTAGTTACTGCCGAGGCTGGCCGACCACGATGGCCACCGCGCAGGGGTCGTGGCTGACCGACACGTCAGGCCGCCGCTACCTCGACTTCTTCGCCGGTGCAGGCGCATTGAACTATGGGCACAACAACCCGATTCTCAAGCGGCCGCTGATCGACTACCTGTCGAACGACATGATCGTGCACTCACTGGACATGGCGACCGAGGCCAAGACGCGGTTCCTCGAGACGTTCGAGCGGCTGATCCTGCGGCCACGCGGGCTCGATTACAAAGTGCAGTTCCCCGGCCCGACCGGAGCGAACACGGTGGAGGCGGCCCTCAAGCTCGCCCGCAAGGTGACCGGGCGCGAGTCGATCATCAGCTTCACTAACGCATTCCACGGTATGACGCTCGGTGCGCTGTCGGTCACCGGAAACTCGATGAAGCGTGCCGGCGCCGGAATCCCGCTGGTCCACGCGACGCCGATGCCGTATGACAACTACTTCGGCGGGGTCACCGAGGACTTCCACTGGTTCGAGCGGGTCCTCGACGACTCCGGCAGTGGGCTGAATCGTCCGGCCGCGGTCATCGTCGAGACCGTGCAGGGTGAGGGCGGTCTCAACGTGGCGCGGGTGGAGTGGCTGCGCGGGCTCGCCGAGCTGTGCCGGCGCCGCGAGATCCTGCTGATCGTGGACGACGTGCAGATGGGCTGCGGTCGCACGGGTCCGTTCTTCAGCTTCGAGGAGGCCGGGATCGTCCCCGACATCGTCACTCTGTCGAAGTCGATCAGCGGGTATGGCCTGCCGATGGCGCTGACGCTGTTCCGGCGCGAACTCGACGTGTGGTCGCCCGGCGAGCACAACGGCACCTTCCGCGGCCACAACCCGGCGTTCGTCACCGCCGCGGCCGCACTGGAAACCTATTGGGAAACAGAGACCTTCGTCGAGGACACGCTGGCCAAAGGCCGCCAGATCCGCGACCGGCTCGACGGCATCGCCACGAAGTACCCGGGCGTCAGCGCGCGTGGCCGGGGGATGGCCCAGGGCCTGAAGTTCGAGGATGCGCCGGTGGCGGCGGCCGCCTGCAACGCCGCCTTCGAGCGCGGGGTGCTGATGGAGACCAGCGGTCCGTCCGATGAGGTGATCAAACTCCTTCCCCCCCTGACGACTTCAGAAGAAGACCTCGACGCGGGTATCGACATCCTCGCCGAGGCGATTGCGGTCACCGTCGCCTGA
- the ectA gene encoding diaminobutyrate acetyltransferase, whose amino-acid sequence MRSNSWGRFLRRPAGGDAIAMHGLVADTGVLDVNSTYTYLLMATDFADTTIVADRDGELCGLITGYHPPARPEVLFIWQVAVAESARGTGMAGLMLDSLVERVRRARRGHPVTVEATVAPDNAASRALFGAFARRHGVSLAEHPHFTAAQLDADGNHDDEPLLRIGPIATPLVD is encoded by the coding sequence ATGCGCAGTAATTCATGGGGGCGCTTTCTGCGACGGCCCGCCGGTGGGGACGCGATCGCGATGCATGGCCTGGTCGCCGACACCGGGGTGCTCGACGTGAACTCCACGTACACCTACCTGTTGATGGCCACCGACTTCGCCGACACCACGATCGTCGCCGACCGGGATGGCGAGCTCTGCGGGCTGATCACCGGCTACCACCCCCCGGCGCGGCCGGAGGTGCTGTTCATCTGGCAGGTGGCCGTGGCCGAGTCGGCACGCGGCACCGGGATGGCGGGGTTGATGCTGGACTCCCTCGTGGAACGCGTCCGGCGTGCACGGCGCGGGCATCCGGTCACCGTGGAAGCGACCGTCGCCCCTGACAACGCGGCCTCGCGGGCGCTGTTCGGCGCGTTCGCCCGGCGCCACGGTGTAAGTCTTGCCGAACACCCACATTTCACCGCCGCCCAACTGGACGCCGACGGAAACCACGACGACGAACCGCTTCTGCGGATCGGCCCCATCGCCACACCTCTTGTCGACTGA
- the fadA6 gene encoding steroid 3-ketoacyl-CoA thiolase FadA6: MAEAYVIDAVRTAIGKRNGSLAGVHPVDLGAAGWRGLFARNDVDPGAVDDVIAGCVDAIGPQAGNIARLSWLAAGYPEEVPGVTVDRQCGSSQQAISFGAQAIMSGTADLIVAGGMQNMSQIPISSAMTVAEQFGFTSPTNESKSWLHRYGDQEISQFRGAELIAEKWDISREDMEQFALTSHQRAQAAIRAGHFENEIIEVDGFAIDEGPRDTSLEKMAGLKTLVDGGRLTAAMASQISDGASAVLLASESAVKTHNLKPRARIHHISARGADPVFMLTGPIPATRYALDKAGLTIDDIDTVEINEAFAPVVQAWLKETKADPEKVNPNGGAIALGHPLGATGAKLFATMLNTLERTGGRYGLQTMCEGGGTANVTIIERL; the protein is encoded by the coding sequence ATGGCTGAGGCGTATGTCATCGACGCTGTACGCACCGCGATCGGCAAGCGCAACGGGTCGCTGGCCGGTGTGCACCCGGTCGATCTCGGGGCGGCGGGCTGGCGCGGCCTGTTCGCGCGCAACGACGTGGACCCCGGCGCGGTGGACGACGTCATCGCCGGCTGCGTCGACGCGATCGGCCCGCAGGCAGGCAACATCGCGCGGCTGTCCTGGCTGGCCGCCGGTTACCCCGAAGAGGTGCCCGGCGTGACCGTCGACCGGCAGTGCGGTTCCAGCCAGCAGGCGATCTCGTTCGGCGCCCAGGCGATCATGTCCGGTACCGCCGACCTGATCGTCGCCGGCGGTATGCAGAACATGAGCCAGATCCCGATCAGTTCCGCGATGACCGTCGCAGAGCAGTTCGGATTCACCTCCCCGACAAACGAATCCAAGAGCTGGCTGCACCGCTACGGCGACCAGGAGATCTCGCAGTTCCGCGGCGCCGAACTCATCGCCGAGAAGTGGGACATCTCGCGCGAGGACATGGAGCAGTTCGCGCTGACCAGCCATCAGCGCGCCCAGGCCGCGATCCGGGCGGGCCACTTCGAGAACGAGATCATCGAGGTGGACGGCTTTGCGATCGACGAGGGCCCGCGGGACACCTCACTGGAGAAGATGGCCGGACTGAAGACCTTGGTGGACGGCGGTCGGTTGACCGCTGCGATGGCCAGCCAGATCTCCGACGGCGCCAGCGCGGTGCTGTTGGCGTCGGAAAGCGCGGTGAAGACCCACAATCTGAAACCGCGTGCCCGCATCCACCACATCAGTGCGCGCGGTGCCGACCCGGTGTTCATGCTGACCGGACCGATCCCGGCCACCCGCTACGCGCTGGACAAGGCCGGTCTGACGATCGACGACATCGACACCGTCGAGATCAACGAGGCCTTCGCGCCGGTCGTACAGGCGTGGCTCAAGGAGACCAAGGCGGATCCGGAGAAGGTCAATCCCAACGGCGGGGCGATCGCGCTCGGACATCCGCTGGGCGCAACGGGCGCAAAGCTTTTCGCGACGATGCTGAACACCCTGGAGCGCACCGGCGGCCGCTACGGCCTGCAGACGATGTGTGAGGGCGGCGGCACCGCCAACGTCACGATCATCGAACGGCTCTAG
- a CDS encoding TetR/AcrR family transcriptional regulator has protein sequence MFAERGLRATTVRDIADSAGILSGSLYHHFSSKEEMVDEVLRGFLDWLFDRYRRILETEANPMERLKGLFMTSFEAIATRHAEVVIYQDEAKRLSSQERFGYVEERNREQRKMWVDVLTQGIAEGYFRPDVDVDLVYRFIRDTTWVSVRWYQPGGPLTAEEVGQQYLSIVLGGITAESTSKESSNG, from the coding sequence ATGTTCGCCGAGCGTGGGCTGCGCGCCACCACGGTGCGCGACATCGCCGACTCGGCCGGAATCCTGTCGGGAAGCCTCTACCACCACTTCTCGTCGAAAGAGGAGATGGTCGACGAGGTGCTGCGCGGCTTCCTGGACTGGCTCTTCGACCGGTACCGCCGGATCCTCGAGACCGAGGCCAACCCGATGGAACGCCTCAAGGGTCTGTTCATGACTTCGTTCGAGGCCATCGCGACGCGCCACGCCGAGGTCGTCATCTACCAGGACGAGGCCAAACGACTGTCGTCGCAGGAGCGGTTCGGCTACGTCGAGGAGCGCAACAGAGAACAGCGCAAGATGTGGGTGGACGTGCTCACCCAGGGCATCGCCGAGGGCTACTTCCGGCCCGACGTCGACGTCGACCTGGTGTACCGGTTCATCCGCGACACCACCTGGGTTTCGGTCCGCTGGTATCAACCCGGAGGCCCGTTGACCGCGGAAGAGGTCGGACAGCAGTACCTTTCGATCGTCCTCGGCGGGATAACCGCCGAGTCAACAAGCAAGGAGAGCAGCAATGGCTGA
- a CDS encoding polysaccharide biosynthesis tyrosine autokinase encodes MRESLSGEGSQLTVQDFARILRTRWRIICATTGIAIIGAFAYSLFMAPSYQASTRLFVATAADGTNSEIYDGSLFAERRVLSYIELLAGDILAQRTIDKLGLDMSVSELQDQIEASAPTETVVIDVAVSDRSAARARDIANALSDEFVIMAAELETPTLGAQPNARVIVQQRADIPDSSTAPNTARTMAVTALLGAIIGIIIALVRGRSDHSVRSPSTLEEAAGVGLLVEIPFEAKLRENPLISFQSDSSPSAEAFRELRVNLKFLEVAEGSRVLTVTSAMPEEGRTSTAINLALSLAESGHNVIVVDGDMRRPRVARYLDLSGKNGLSNVLRGEVAVRDALQQTSSTRLTALTSGPIPPSPTELLESPATTDVLNELSAQFDYVVVDTPSLLKPDGAILAAASQGVLMLARFGTTRRGDLVRGCSSLNRAGAPLVGTVLTMTPAKRSRGRAYYSSSEDSQPLPQVPTEHGPRRSRGN; translated from the coding sequence ATGAGAGAGAGCCTCAGCGGTGAAGGGTCGCAGTTGACTGTTCAGGATTTCGCGCGAATCTTACGCACCCGTTGGCGGATCATCTGCGCAACAACAGGTATCGCGATAATCGGCGCCTTCGCTTACTCGCTCTTCATGGCCCCCTCATACCAGGCATCGACCCGCTTGTTCGTCGCGACCGCGGCGGATGGAACCAATTCCGAGATTTATGACGGTAGCCTCTTTGCTGAGCGTAGAGTGCTGTCTTATATCGAACTGTTGGCGGGCGATATTCTGGCGCAGCGCACGATAGACAAACTCGGCCTCGACATGAGTGTCTCGGAACTGCAGGACCAGATCGAAGCAAGTGCGCCGACGGAGACCGTCGTCATCGACGTCGCGGTGTCCGACCGGTCGGCGGCGCGAGCACGCGACATCGCGAATGCACTGTCTGACGAGTTCGTCATCATGGCGGCAGAACTGGAAACGCCGACGCTGGGCGCGCAACCGAATGCGCGCGTAATCGTGCAGCAGCGCGCGGACATCCCCGACAGTTCGACGGCACCGAATACCGCTCGGACGATGGCCGTCACCGCGCTACTCGGCGCGATAATCGGCATCATCATCGCGCTTGTCCGGGGACGAAGTGACCACTCGGTGAGAAGCCCCAGCACCCTCGAGGAAGCAGCCGGCGTCGGGCTCCTTGTCGAGATCCCGTTCGAGGCGAAGTTACGGGAGAATCCGCTCATTTCATTTCAATCCGACTCTTCCCCGTCCGCCGAGGCTTTCCGCGAGCTGCGTGTGAATCTCAAGTTCCTCGAGGTCGCCGAAGGGTCGCGAGTGCTCACGGTGACCAGCGCGATGCCCGAAGAAGGGCGGACCTCTACGGCGATCAACCTCGCCCTCTCACTGGCCGAATCCGGCCACAACGTGATCGTCGTAGACGGTGACATGCGCCGCCCGAGGGTCGCGCGCTATCTGGACCTGTCCGGGAAGAACGGCCTGAGCAATGTGCTCCGTGGCGAGGTTGCCGTGCGTGATGCGCTACAACAAACCTCGTCGACTCGGCTGACGGCGCTCACATCGGGCCCGATCCCCCCCAGCCCCACCGAACTCCTCGAATCCCCGGCTACTACAGATGTCCTGAACGAATTGAGCGCACAGTTCGACTACGTCGTCGTCGATACGCCGTCGCTTCTGAAACCGGACGGCGCAATCCTCGCGGCAGCGTCTCAAGGCGTGCTGATGCTCGCCCGGTTCGGCACGACCCGACGCGGAGATCTTGTTCGAGGCTGCAGCTCGCTCAACCGGGCAGGCGCACCACTCGTCGGCACCGTTCTGACGATGACACCGGCGAAGCGGTCCAGGGGCAGGGCCTATTACAGCAGCTCTGAGGATTCGCAGCCCCTCCCGCAGGTCCCGACGGAACACGGGCCACGCCGGTCGCGCGGAAACTGA